The Musa acuminata AAA Group cultivar baxijiao chromosome BXJ1-3, Cavendish_Baxijiao_AAA, whole genome shotgun sequence genome window below encodes:
- the LOC103979444 gene encoding zinc finger CCCH domain-containing protein 27, producing the protein MALAKAKDFVSSAPVVVFSKTNCAHCEWVKVLLTQLGVGFKVIELDLESDGSDIQSALAEWTAQRKLPIVFIGGNHIGGCERTKAFFMRMLHALEDASMVKIGEHLHIIEKLKLSSPPAVDTVQLRSQLPTDKSHSVSVTPVIDSEDQEVSDDDDRNHKHRRREAQANTFGNDVQEPSMRQIYRKRNRPLESRKMFHDSDNNSNIERDVSSSFEKRRPIFTPATGRPPVGKGRGRGRGRSIVSWSQQDCRFNPIDTLDFASQVVSQGLPTHPGLFVGTGIPNAATTQNASWGTYGFVPGMSNRILDPLQPLGLQGTLQSTIAPLFNMGMPRQRCRDFDEQGFCLRGDMCPMEHGVNRIVVEDVQSLSQFNLPVSDPNSNALGIQSGSGSLPSIRASPGLFTGSKFVPAKDGKPVLSDDALKLSGVSSASVVPEADVYDPDQPLWNNKCSETSGTGLMLPLLNNDEPLWTLNSSQQSLVSSNGFQNEQASRPFRENIGTQNTNSSVWGRIRQNNRSEMGIKTNNNSASTSHISDEMKEDNEKSTVKTSSIPEKQNTAEMNQKAIVRQSLPRLYADSSRHNGRMSQKASRTLYVHGIPEKNNTKDALFSHFQKFGEVVDIYIPLNSEKAFVQFSKREEAEAALEAPDAVMGNRFIKLWWANRDRIHDAGKSSHHSKLPLSSSMGVSGLSSYLSGADKEEGNLKSTVPTGSKTPSELSVTVTGPKGLSANAPKIASPMPKKLDGLELLKEELRKKQEILAQKRDEFRRQLDKFEKQSISVRRGEVVSEQAAKKLKVDMGNEAAKSRTAIAPITTASTLQEVEKTRKSEAVLVSPTSVANSTILQNCNTEQTSHPSMPKYDMCRLDNQSTSFRILPPLPADLADVAILQDHFSSFGDLASIVLEEHGERSDNDGMKTPENFCAHITFTSCDSAERAYVGGQCWQGHSLHFMWLSESDNSNKVCDSQETLVPPGSSSADIQDGPVKSVMSSPTEGTSLDGVICKVTVVEVESNSGVEDVHCYHSDLLNTTASRSNVSVAEDKMSIDLAK; encoded by the exons CAAGACAAACTGCGCACACTGTGAGTGGGTAAAGGTGTTGCTCACACAATTAGGAGTTGGTTTTAAAGTGATTGAGTTGGATCTTGAAA GTGATGGATCTGATATACAATCTGCACTAGCAGAATGGACTGCTCAAAGGAAATTGCCGATTGTTTTTATTGGTGGAAATCACATTGGTGGTTGTGAAC GTACAAAAGCCTTCTTCATGAGAATGCTACATGCCCTCGAAGATGCTTCAATGGTGAAGATTGGTGAGCACCTTCATATTATTGAGAAGTTAAAGCTGTCTTCGCCTCCTGCTGTCGATACTGTACAACTGAGAAGTCAGTTGCCTACTGATAAAAGCCACTCAGTGTCTGTCACACCAGTTATTGATTCTGAAGACCAAGAAGttagtgatgatgatgatcgcAACCATAAACATCGTAGGAGGGAGGCTCAAGCCAATACTTTTGGCAATGATGTTCAAGAACCATCTATGCGGCAGATTTATAGAAAAAGAAATAGACCTCTTGAGAGTAGGAAAATGTTCCATGACAGTGATAACAACAGCAATATTGAGAGAGATGTCTCTTCCAGTTTTGAGAAGCGGCGGCCAATCTTCACACCAG CCACAGGACGTCCTCCAGTAGGAAAaggaagaggtagaggaagaggaaggagtatTGTATCCTGGAGCCAACAAGATTGCAGATTTAACCCTATCGACACGCTTGATTTTGCATCACAGGTAGTTTCACAAGGGCTGCCTACACACCCTGGCCTTTTTGTTGGAACAGGTATACCAAATGCTGCAACTACACAAAATGCATCTTGGGGTACATATGGGTTTGTTCCTGGGATGAGCAACAGAATTTTGGATCCACTCCAGCCACTTGGTTTGCAAGGGACCCTTCAGTCTACGATTGCTCCATTATTCAATATGGGAATGCCTCGGCAGCGTTGCAGAGACTTTGACGAGCAGGGATTTTGCTTGAGAGGGGATATGTGTCCAATGGAGCATGGTGTAAATCGGATTGTTGTCGAAGATGTGCAG AGCCTTTCCCAGTTCAATCTTCCAGTCTCAGATCCAAATTCAAATGCCCTGGGAATTCAATCCGGTTCAGGATCATTGCCTTCTATTAGGGCATCTCCAGGCTTATTCACCGGCAGCAAATTTGTACCAGCAAAAGATGGGAAACCCGTCTTGTCTGATGATGCATTAAAACTGAGTGGAGTTTCATCTGCGTCTGTTGTTCCTGAAGCTGATGTATATGATCCTGATCAGCCTTTATGGAACAACAAGTGTTCAGAAACATCTGGCACTGGGTTAATGCTTCCTTTATTGAACAATGATGAACCTCTGTGGACTTTGAATTCTTCTCAGCAGAGTCTTGTGTCATCTAATGGCTTTCAGAATGAACAGGCAAGTAGACCTTTTCGAGAAAATATAGGTACACAGAATACTAATTCATCTGTTTGGGGCCGAATTCGCCAAAATAATAGGTCAGAAATGGGTATAAAGACTAATAACAATTCAGCTTCTACAagtcatatttcagatgaaatgaaGGAAGATAATGAGAAATCtacagtgaaaacttcttccattccaGAAAAACAAAATACTGCTGAGATGAATCAAAAAGCAATAGTGAGGCAGTCCCTCCCTAGATTATATGCAGACTCTAGTCGTCACAATGGTAGAATGTCCCAAAAAGCTTCACGTACTCTCTATGTACATGGTATACCTGAAAAGAACAACACGAAGGATGCCCTATTTTCACATTTCCAGAAGTTTGGTGAGGTTGTTGATATTTATATTCCACTGAATAGTGAAAAAGCTTTTGTCCAATTTTCTAAAAGGGAGGAGGCTGAAGCTGCCCTTGAAGCACCTGATGCGGTAATGGGTAACCGTTTTATAAAACTATGGTGGGCCAACCGTGATAGAATTCATGATGCTGGGAAAAGTAGTCATCATAGTAAGTTGCCTCTGTCATCTTCTATGGGGGTGTCCGGTCTTTCATCTTATTTATCTGGAGCTGACAAAGAAGAAGGAAATCTGAAATCCACAGTTCCAACGGGAAGCAAAACACCTTCTGAATTGTCGGTGACCGTCACGGGTCCAAAAGGTTTATCTGCAAATGCTCCAAAAATAGCCTCTCCGATGCCAAAAAAATTGGATGGCTTGGAGCTTTTGAAAGAGGAACTTCGAAAAAAGCAGGAGATTTTGGCCCAAAAGCGTGATGAATTCCGCCGCCAATTAGACAAATTTGAGAAACAA TCTATTTCAGTCAGAAGGGGTGAAGTAGTCTCTGAGCAGGCAGCCAAAAAACTTAAAGTGGATATGGGCAATGAAGCTGCAAAATCTCGAACAGCCATTGCACCAATTACTACAGCAAGCACACTGCAAGAAGTTGAGAAAACAAGAAAATCTGAGGCGGTTCTTGTTTCACCTACTTCAGTAGCAAATTCAACAATCTTGCAAAATTGCAACACAGAACAGACAAGTCATCCCTCCATGCCGAAGTATGATATGTGTAGACTGGATAATCAGTCTACTTCATTCAGGATTCTTCCTCCTCTGCCAGCTGATCTCGCAGAT GTTGCTATTCTGCAGGATCATTTTTCATCATTTGGTGATCTTGCCTCCATAGTACTGGAAGAGCACGGAGAAAGAAGTGATAATGACGGCATGAAGACACCTGAAAATTTTTGTGCTCATATAACTTTCACCTCATGTGACTCCGCAGAGAGAGCTTATGTTGGTGGTCAGTGTTGGCAAGGCCATAGTTTGCACTTTATGTGGCTGAGTGAATCTGATAACTCTAACAAAGTCTGTGACAGCCAAGAAACTTTAGTCCCACCTGGATCTTCAAGTGCTGACATCCAAGATGGACCAGTGAAATCTGTGATGTCTTCACCAACTGAAGGAACTTCGTTAGACGGTGTCATCTGCAAGGTAACTGTTGTGGAAGTTGAGTCTAATAGCGGTGTGGAGGATGTACATTGTTATCACAGTGATTTGCTCAACACAACAGCATCCCGTTCTAATGTTTCAGTTGCTGAAGATAAAATGAGCATTGATCTTGCGAAGTGA
- the LOC135626690 gene encoding dihydrolipoyllysine-residue succinyltransferase component of 2-oxoglutarate dehydrogenase complex 2, mitochondrial-like — MASALTRLLRRPAAALLVARSCRHVKRFGHQILLPGGSVCSETAREFVRFIPRASLYQIWSRSFSSENGDLVAAVVPYMGESITDGTLATFLKKPGDRVNVDEPIAQVETDKVTIDVNSPEAGIIQEFIAKEGDTVTPGTKVAVISKSSSGDTHVAPSDDKVVKDAQPPSPPTQTPPPTPAVEKIDRQMPKGEIPAKEKPKASSPLPAKTSPLEPQLPPKERERRVPMPRLRKRVATRLKDSQNTFAMLTTFNEVDMTNLMKLRSEYKDAFAEKHGVKMGLMSGFVKAAVSGLQNQPIINAVIDGDDIIYRDYIDISIAVGTPKGLVVPVIRNANGLNFAEIEKEINTLAKKANNGTISIDEMAGGTFTISNGGVYGSLLSTPIINPPQSAILGMHSIVSRPMVVDGNIVPRPMMYIALTYDHRLIDGREAVFFLRRIKDVVEDPRRLLLDL; from the exons ATGGCTTCCGCTCTTACCCGCCTACTCCGCCGGCCCGCCGCA GCTCTACTTGTTGCAAGAAGTTGTAGACATGTGAAGCGCTTCGGCCATCAAATTCTTCTTCCAG GTGGTTCAGTATGCTCGGAGACTGCAAG GGAATTTGTGAGGTTCATCCCCAGGGCCTCTCTTTACCAAATATGGAGTAGGTCATTTTCTTCTGAGAATG GTGACTTGGTTGCCGCCGTAGTTCCATATATGGGTGAATCTATTACTGATGGGACCTTGGCAACCTTCTTAAAAA AACCTGGTGACAGGGTTAATGTTGATGAACCAATTGCCCAAGTTGAGACTGATAAG GTGACGATCGATGTAAATAGTCCTGAAGCTGGCATTATCCAAGAG TTTATAGCCAAGGAAGGTGACACTGTGACACCAGGAACCAAAGTTGCTGTGATATCCAAGTCTTCTTCCGGCGATACACATGTTGCCCCATCAGATGATAAAGTGGTGAAGGATGCTCAACCACCATCTCCTCCTACACAGACTCCACCACCTACTCCTGCAGTAGAGAAAATTGACAGACAAATGCCTAAGGGAGAAATTCCTGCCAAAGAAAAACCTAAAGCATCCTCACCTTTACCTGCGAAAACCTCACCTTTAGAACCCCAGCTACCTCCCAAGGAAAGGGAAAGACGA GTTCCTATGCCAAGGCTCAGGAAGAGGGTTGCTACGCGTCTAAAGGATTCTCAGAACACATTTGCAATGCTAACTACATTCAATGAAGTTGATAT GACAAATCTGATGAAGCTCCGGTCTGAATATAAAGATGCGTTTGCAGAAAAGCATGGTGTGAAGATGGGTCTCATGTCAGGTTTTGTTAAG GCTGCTGTTTCTGGACTTCAAAACCAGCCAATCATCAATGCAGTCATTGATGGGGATGACATTATATATAGAGACTATATTGATATCAGTATAGCTGTTGGCACACCAAAG GGTCTTGTGGTTCCAGTTATCCGGAACGCTAATGGGTTGAATTTTGCGGAGATAGAGAAGGAGATTAATACGCTTGCAAAGAAGGCAAACAATGGAACAATATCAATTGACGAGATGGCAGGAGGCACATTTACAATTTCTAACGGTGGAGTATATGGGTCTCTTCTGAGTACACCCATAATCAACCCCCCGCAG TCTGCCATCTTAGGCATGCACTCCATAGTGTCCCGTCCGATGGTGGTTGATGGTAATATCGTCCCAAGGCCGATGATGTACATCGCTCTGACATACGATCATAGACTGATCGACGGCAGAGAGGCAGTATTCTTCTTGCGCCGTATCAAAGATGTGGTCGAAGACCCTCGTCGGCTTCTTCTCGACTTGTAA
- the LOC103979442 gene encoding NAC domain-containing protein 83-like, producing MDNKPRLTRLPPGFRFHPTDEELVVQYLKRKVFSCPLPASFIPDIDLARFDPWDLPGGGEEERYCFSLREAKSPSRSRSNRVARSGYWKASGRDKRITSPRCGQVVGMKKVLVFYGGKPPTGSKTDWVMHEYRLAGPESTACIFPQRKNSTHNCIIPSRDWVLCRIFKKKRATKMDVETEEAEEAPVTESGIGFIDFMGQRYRDQGHSASSLSDSSCVTDTSDGSCNGEETSSGS from the exons ATGGACAACAAGCCACGCCTCACGAGGCTCCCCCCTGGCTTCAGGTTCCACCCAACCGACGAAGAGCTCGTGGTTCAGTACCTCAAGCGGAAGGTCTTCTCCTGCCCCTTGCCCGCCTCCTTCATCCCTGACATCGACCTCGCAAGATTCGATCCATGGGACTTGCCAG GTGGGGGCGAGGAGGAGAGATACTGCTTCAGTCTAAGGGAGGCCAAGAGCCCCAGCAGGAGCCGATCGAACCGGGTGGCGAGGTCCGGGTACTGGAAGGCCTCGGGGAGGGACAAGCGGATCACGTCGCCGAGGTGCGGCCAGGTGGTGGGGATGAAGAAGGTCTTGGTCTTCTACGGAGGGAAGCCTCCCACCGGGAGCAAGACTGACTGGGTCATGCACGAGTACCGCCTCGCCGGCCCCGAGTCCACCGCCTGCATCTTCCCCCAGAGGAAGAACTCAACTCAT AATTGTATCATCCCGAGCAGAGATTGGGTGCTCTGTCGCATTTTTAAGAAGAAAAGAGCTACCAAGATGGATGTCGAGACCGAGGAAGCGGAAGAAGCGCCAGTTACAGAGAGCGGCATTGGCTTCATTGACTTCATGGGGCAGAGATATAGAGATCAAGGTCATTCTGCATCCTCTTTATCTGACTCAAGCTGCGTAACCGACACCTCTGATGGATCCTGCAATGGAGAGGAAACCAGTTCTGGCAGCTAA
- the LOC135637485 gene encoding glycerophosphodiester phosphodiesterase GDPD1, chloroplastic-like isoform X1, whose amino-acid sequence MFPFVCCFQHISPISDPNSGTLAFRSHPLPMALKAVHVSDVPTLDQVPAAPTVALSSSLTRLFKGAAERLVVIGHRGKGMNALASPDRRLKEVKENSLRSFNEAARFNIDFVEFDVQVTKDDCPIIFHDNLILTEEHGNLSEKHVTDLCLGEFLSYGPQRDPAKVGKPLLRKTKDGRILTWDVEADDPFCTLQDAFQGVDSHLGFNIELKFDDHVIYKEEQLAHALRVVLRVVFEFAEERPIVFSSFQPDAARLMRGLQNVYPVSRVPSHRRFRACNLISQVPTQVFFLTNGGTEMYRDARRNSLDEAIKLCMASGLQGIVSEVRAFFRNPAAVARIKESNLALLTYGQLNNVPKTVYMQQLMGVNGVIVDLVKEITEALRPHPMQLK is encoded by the exons ATGTTCCCATTCGTTTGCTGCTTCCAACATATTTCTCCGATCTCCGATCCCAATTCCGGAACCCTAGCTTTTCGATCCCACCCGCTTCCCATGGCGCTCAAGGCCGTGCACGTCTCCGACGTTCCCACTCTCGATCAGGTCCCGGCGGCCCCCACCGTCGCCCTCTCCTCCTCCCTAACGCGCCTTTTCAAAG GAGCGGCGGAGAGGCTAGTGGTGATCGGGCATCGGGGGAAGGGGATGAACGCGCTGGCGTCGCCGGACCGGCGGCTGAAGGAGGTCAAGGAGAACTCGCTCCGCTCCTTCAACGAGGCCGCCCGCTTCAACATCGACTTCGTCGAGTTCGACGTCCAG GTGACCAAGGATGACTGCCCCATCATCTTTCATGACAATCTCATACTCACCGAAGAACAT GGAAATCTGTCCGAGAAGCATGTCACTGATCTGTGCTTGGGAGAGTTCCTTTCCTATGGACCGCAAAGAGATCCTGCGAAG GTGGGGAAGCCATTGCTTCGGAAGACCAAAGACGGGAGGATTCTGACCTGGGACGTCGAAGCAGACGACCCGTTCTGCACGCTGCAGGATGCATTCCAAGGCGTTGATTCCCATCTGGGCTTCAACATCGAGTTGAAGTTCGATGACCATGTCATCTACAAAGAAGAACAGCTTGCTCATGCTCTTCGAGTCGTCTTGCGA GTTGTGTTCGAGTTCGCCGAGGAAAGGCCGATCGTCTTCTCCAGCTTCCAGCCCGACGCCGCACGGCTAATGCGTGGACTCCAGAACGTCTACCCCGTAAGCAGAGTTCCATCTCATCGTCGTTTCAGGGCATGCAATCTGATTTCTCAGGTACCGACGCAGGTGTTCTTCCTCACCAATGGAGGAACGGAGATGTACAGAGATGCAAGGAGGAACTCCTTGGACGAGGCAATCAAACTGTGTATGGCAAGCGGCTTACAAGGAATAGTATCCGAAGTGAGAGCCTTCTTCAGGAATCCAGCAGCTGTAGCAAGGATCAAGGAATCCAATCTCGCACTCTTAACATACGGACAGCTAAA CAATGTGCCTAAAACAGTGTACATGCAGCAGCTGATGGGGGTTAATGGCGTAATCGTAGACTTGGTGAAGGAGATCACTGAGGCTCTCAGACCTCATCCCATGCAGCTGAAGTGA
- the LOC135637485 gene encoding glycerophosphodiester phosphodiesterase GDPD1, chloroplastic-like isoform X2, with amino-acid sequence MFPFVCCFQHISPISDPNSGTLAFRSHPLPMALKAVHVSDVPTLDQVPAAPTVALSSSLTRLFKGAAERLVVIGHRGKGMNALASPDRRLKEVKENSLRSFNEAARFNIDFVEFDVQVTKDDCPIIFHDNLILTEEHGNLSEKHVTDLCLGEFLSYGPQRDPAKVGKPLLRKTKDGRILTWDVEADDPFCTLQDAFQGVDSHLGFNIELKFDDHVIYKEEQLAHALRVVLRVVFEFAEERPIVFSSFQPDAARLMRGLQNVYPVFFLTNGGTEMYRDARRNSLDEAIKLCMASGLQGIVSEVRAFFRNPAAVARIKESNLALLTYGQLNNVPKTVYMQQLMGVNGVIVDLVKEITEALRPHPMQLK; translated from the exons ATGTTCCCATTCGTTTGCTGCTTCCAACATATTTCTCCGATCTCCGATCCCAATTCCGGAACCCTAGCTTTTCGATCCCACCCGCTTCCCATGGCGCTCAAGGCCGTGCACGTCTCCGACGTTCCCACTCTCGATCAGGTCCCGGCGGCCCCCACCGTCGCCCTCTCCTCCTCCCTAACGCGCCTTTTCAAAG GAGCGGCGGAGAGGCTAGTGGTGATCGGGCATCGGGGGAAGGGGATGAACGCGCTGGCGTCGCCGGACCGGCGGCTGAAGGAGGTCAAGGAGAACTCGCTCCGCTCCTTCAACGAGGCCGCCCGCTTCAACATCGACTTCGTCGAGTTCGACGTCCAG GTGACCAAGGATGACTGCCCCATCATCTTTCATGACAATCTCATACTCACCGAAGAACAT GGAAATCTGTCCGAGAAGCATGTCACTGATCTGTGCTTGGGAGAGTTCCTTTCCTATGGACCGCAAAGAGATCCTGCGAAG GTGGGGAAGCCATTGCTTCGGAAGACCAAAGACGGGAGGATTCTGACCTGGGACGTCGAAGCAGACGACCCGTTCTGCACGCTGCAGGATGCATTCCAAGGCGTTGATTCCCATCTGGGCTTCAACATCGAGTTGAAGTTCGATGACCATGTCATCTACAAAGAAGAACAGCTTGCTCATGCTCTTCGAGTCGTCTTGCGA GTTGTGTTCGAGTTCGCCGAGGAAAGGCCGATCGTCTTCTCCAGCTTCCAGCCCGACGCCGCACGGCTAATGCGTGGACTCCAGAACGTCTACCCC GTGTTCTTCCTCACCAATGGAGGAACGGAGATGTACAGAGATGCAAGGAGGAACTCCTTGGACGAGGCAATCAAACTGTGTATGGCAAGCGGCTTACAAGGAATAGTATCCGAAGTGAGAGCCTTCTTCAGGAATCCAGCAGCTGTAGCAAGGATCAAGGAATCCAATCTCGCACTCTTAACATACGGACAGCTAAA CAATGTGCCTAAAACAGTGTACATGCAGCAGCTGATGGGGGTTAATGGCGTAATCGTAGACTTGGTGAAGGAGATCACTGAGGCTCTCAGACCTCATCCCATGCAGCTGAAGTGA
- the LOC103979441 gene encoding bidirectional sugar transporter SWEET14 has product MAGLSLDHPWAFTFGILGNIISFMVYLAPLPTFYRVCRRKSTEGFHSVPYVVALFSATLWIFYAILKTNAGLLITINAVGCVIETAYVVVYFTYAPKAAKMFTAKLVLLVNVGMFGLILVLTLLFARGAKRVEVLGWICMSFSVSVFVAPLSIIRLVIRTKSVEFMPFSLSFFLTWSAVVWFGYGLLTKDLYVALPNVLGFIFGVLQMVLYVAYRNQDKAMVEQKLPEHIASKLGTAEKVLEIYAIGVEEKVPNRAQEEQDEDKQGVAAAPMEKKMKPAEV; this is encoded by the exons atggcaggGTTATCTTTGGACCACCCTTGGGCATTCACCTTTGGCATCCTAG GTAACATCATCTCCTTCATGGTGTATCTCGCACCACT GCCGACGTTCTACAGAGTGTGCAGGAGGAAATCCACCGAAGGGTTTCATTCGGTGCCGTACGTGGTTGCTCTCTTCAGTGCCACCCTGTGGATCTTCTACGCCATCCTCAAGACCAACGCTGGCCTTCTCATCACCATTAACGCGGTCGGCTGCGTCATCGAGACCGCATACGTGGTCGTGTACTTCACCTACGCGCCAAAGGCCGCAAAG ATGTTCACCGCAAAGCTGGTGCTGCTCGTGAACGTGGGGATGTTCGGGTTGATCCTTGTGCTGACTCTTCTGTTCGCGAGGGGTGCCAAACGAGTCGAGGTTCTCGGGTGGATCTGTATGAGCTTCTCCGTGAGCGTTTTCGTGGCTCCTCTAAGCATCATC AGGCTTGTGATCCGAACCAAGAGCGTGGAGTTCATGCCATTCTCGCTGTCCTTCTTCCTCACATGGAGCGCCGTCGTCTGGTTCGGATATGGATTGCTAACCAAGGACTTATACGTCGCG CTGCCCAATGTGTTGGGGTTCATCTTCGGGGTCCTGCAAATGGTGCTCTACGTAGCTTACAGGAACCAAGACAAGGCCATGGTGGAGCAGAAGCTGCCGGAGCACATCGCGTCGAAGCTTGGCACGGCGGAGAAGGTGTTGGAGATATACGCGATCGGGGTGGAAGAGAAGGTGCCGAATAGAGCGCAGGAGGAGCAGGATGAGGACAAACAAGGCGTGGCAGCTGCTCCcatggagaagaagatgaagcctGCTGAAGTCTGA